AACATCGCCCTGATCGCCCGCGGCACCTGCTCCTTCGAGGAGAAGACCGCGAACGCCGTCGCCAGCGGCGCCAAGGGCGTCATGATCTACAACAACGCCGCCGGGGCGCTGGGCATGACCCTCACGAACACCTACACCGTGCCTGTCGTCGGCATCCAGCAGGCCGACGGGCAGGCCCTGCTGACCAAGCTCCCCACCACCGGCACGGTCGCCGTGACCGGCGCCGACTACGAGTACCTCGACGGGACCAGCATGGCCACCCCGCACGTCAGCGCCGCCGCCGCCGTCGTCTGGGCCGCCAAACCCACCCTCACGAACACCGGACTGCTGAACCTGCTGACCAGCACCGCCAAGGACCTCGGCGCCGCCGGGAAGGACAACAACTTCGGCTACGGCCTCGTGGACCCCTACAAGGCCATCACCGGCCAGTAATGCGGACTCCGATTGAAGGGGCTGCAAAGCCCGCTGGGTCCGAGCGAAGCGAGTGGGAGCTGGGCGGGTTCCGGACGTGGAGGCGGCAATCCGGTGAAGTTCCGGATTGTCGGCGAAACAAACGGAATCCGTATCATACGGACTCGGCTTGAACGGTTGACCCACACCGCTCAAGCCGGGCGGAGCGACCCGGAGAGCGACCCCGCAAAGTCCGAGCAAAGGAGGACTGTCGGGCGTGGAGTGGGCAACCCGGTGGTGTTCCGGGTCGTGAACAGACCGTACGGCAGTCCGTAGACCCCCTCGGCGCGACCGGCACCCCTTCCACATGGAGGGGGTGCCTCCTGTGGGTCCGGCGGGCTGGCAGGGACGCCTACCAGCCCGCCTCGCGCAGCAGGCGGTCCACGATCAGCGCGCCGCCCAGGATGGCGGGCAGGCCGCCGCCGGGATGCACGCCGGTGCCGACCTGCCAGAGCGTGGGCGACAGGCGGTACGGCTGCGGGTGCAGCGGCCCGCCGCGCCAGGCAGGCAGGGCCGCGCCGTAGATCGCGCCGCCCGGATGGCCGCCCCGCGCGTAGTGCGCGGGCGTCAGGGTGAACGTGTCGAGGGCGCAGTCCAGCAGGCCGGGCACGTTCAGGGTGCGTTCCACGCGCCGCAACTGCGCCCGGACCCAGGGGTGGTCGGCGGTCAGGGAGCGGCCGGTGGGGGGCGCGGTCAGCAGCACGGCGAGGCGCGGGCCGTCCGCATGAACGAGCGCCAGGGTGGTCTCCGGGAGGGCCCCGACGCGCAGCGCAGCCCGGAAGCTCCGGAAGGACTCCGGCGGGAGGACACTGGTGGCGGGCAGCGCGGCGGGAGCGGGCAGCGCGGCGTACAGGGCGACGCCACTGACCGTGCGGGGACCGGGCCGGGGCGAGTTCCCGCGCAGCCGGGCGAGACGGGCCGGGTCGATGGCACTGACGGTCAGGTCGTGCCGGCAGACCTCTCCCCCGTCCAGGGTGAGGGTGCTGCCGGTCAGTGCGCGGACGCCCACGCCCTCGCGGAGGGTCACGCCGCGCGCCTCGCCGAAACCGCGCAGGGCGTCCAGCAGCGCGCCCATCCCCCCGGCGGGCCGGTATACCCGGTCGCCCACCAGCGCCGGGATCAGCGCGTACAGGGCCGGAGCGTCGGCCGGACTGAGGCCCGCGTTCAGGGCGTGCGTGGCGAGCGCGTGTTCCAGCGCGGGCGGCAGGGTGCGGGCGCGCAGCCACGCAGCGGCGCTGGCGTGCGGGCCGGTCACGCGCAGCAGCGCCGCCGACGCCCGCAGGAACGCCGGGTCGTTCAGGCGCGGCGGGGTGGTCAGCAGCGTGGTCAGGTGCGCCCGCAGCGGGTGGGCGGCCTGCACGTACCGCTGCCAGTGCGGGAACAGCGCATGCCGGGGCGGCACGGGCAGCGGCACCGGTCCGTGCGGGGTGTGGTGCACGCCCAGCGCGCCCGGCAGCGGGCGAAGGTCGAGCGGGTCGGGTTCGTGCAGGCGGTTCAGGACGGCGTGCCACACGTCCGGGAAGGTGAAGAGGCTGGGGCCGGTGTCGAAGCGCAGGCCGCCCGCCTGTTCGCGGCGCAGCTTGCCGCCCGCGCGGTCCTGTTCGTACACGGTGACCGCGTGTCCACGCGCGGCCAGCAGGGCGGCCAGGGTCAGTCCGGCGATCCCGCCCCCCAGGATGCCGACGGTGCGGGTCACCTCAGAAGCCGGCCCACTGGCCGCGTGCGAGGAGGTACACGAGCTGCACGCCCGCCACCGCGCCGACGATCCAGGGGGTGACGATACTCAGCGGGTACAGCCGCGCGGCCTGTTCCGGGGTGGGGCGGCGCAGCAGCCTGAGGGCCATGCCGCCGCAGGTCAGCAGCAGCGCCAGCGCGGTCAGGCCCGACGCGGGCAGCAGCAGCGCCGCCGCGAGGACGAACCACGCCAGGGCGTAGGCGGCGGCGCCGCGTACACCCAGGGTGGTGGCGACGGTGCGGGTTCCGGCGGCGCGGTCGGCGGGAATGTCCTGCGCGGCATCGAAGGCGTGCTTCCCGACCGAGTAGCTCATGAGGGCCAGCAGCGGCCCCCACGGGACGGGCGTGCCGAGGGCCAGCGCGGGCAGCGCGAGCGGCAGGGCGTAGGCGACGTTGCTCAGGCCGTCCAGGAACGGGCGGGCCTTCAGGCGCAGCGGCGGGAGGCTGTACGCGGTGAACAGCAGCGCCGCCGTCAGCAGCAGCAGCGTGGCCGGGAGTGGCAGCAGCGCGCTCAGCAGGGCCAGGAGGGGGACGTTCCACCAGAGGGTGGCGCGCAGCAGCGGCGCGGCCTCCTGCGCCCTCAGGCGCGCGCCCTGCCAGCCCCCCTTGCGGGACGAGCGGGCGTCCTCCTCCTGGTCCCACAGGTCGTTCAGGCCGTAGATCAGCAGGTTGAACGGCAGCGTCAGGTACGCCAGCAGCGCCAGCAGTCCGGCGTCCAGGGTGTACAGGCGGCCCGTGAGCCACACGCCCGTGACCAGCGTTCCCACCGTGTTCACCCACAGCGCGGGCCGGGACACGGTCAGCAGTCGCCGCAGCGGCAGGCGGAGGGTTCGGGGGGTGACGGCGCCTGACATGAGCAGTCCGCATTGTAGGCACGGGCCCGGCCGGGCAGATGACCCTTGGGCGTAATCCTTACCATCCGTCCGCCCGGCGGGGCGCCACAATGGAGCGAGATGAAGCCCACTGCCGGACGGTCCCAGACCGGAATGTTCACCGCCTCGGAAGTCGAGGCGCAGACCGGCGTTCCCGCCACCACCCTGCGCCAGTGGGAACGCCGTTACGGCTTCCCGCACCCCAGCCGCAACGCCAGCGGTTACCGCCTGTACTCGCCCGAGGACGTGGCCGCCATCCAGTACATGCAGTCACAGCTGCAGTCGGGCGTGCCGGCCGGCCGGGCGG
The DNA window shown above is from Deinococcus depolymerans and carries:
- a CDS encoding NAD(P)/FAD-dependent oxidoreductase, translated to MTRTVGILGGGIAGLTLAALLAARGHAVTVYEQDRAGGKLRREQAGGLRFDTGPSLFTFPDVWHAVLNRLHEPDPLDLRPLPGALGVHHTPHGPVPLPVPPRHALFPHWQRYVQAAHPLRAHLTTLLTTPPRLNDPAFLRASAALLRVTGPHASAAAWLRARTLPPALEHALATHALNAGLSPADAPALYALIPALVGDRVYRPAGGMGALLDALRGFGEARGVTLREGVGVRALTGSTLTLDGGEVCRHDLTVSAIDPARLARLRGNSPRPGPRTVSGVALYAALPAPAALPATSVLPPESFRSFRAALRVGALPETTLALVHADGPRLAVLLTAPPTGRSLTADHPWVRAQLRRVERTLNVPGLLDCALDTFTLTPAHYARGGHPGGAIYGAALPAWRGGPLHPQPYRLSPTLWQVGTGVHPGGGLPAILGGALIVDRLLREAGW
- a CDS encoding UbiA family prenyltransferase; the protein is MSGAVTPRTLRLPLRRLLTVSRPALWVNTVGTLVTGVWLTGRLYTLDAGLLALLAYLTLPFNLLIYGLNDLWDQEEDARSSRKGGWQGARLRAQEAAPLLRATLWWNVPLLALLSALLPLPATLLLLTAALLFTAYSLPPLRLKARPFLDGLSNVAYALPLALPALALGTPVPWGPLLALMSYSVGKHAFDAAQDIPADRAAGTRTVATTLGVRGAAAYALAWFVLAAALLLPASGLTALALLLTCGGMALRLLRRPTPEQAARLYPLSIVTPWIVGAVAGVQLVYLLARGQWAGF